A segment of the Roseiconus lacunae genome:
GGCTAGATTGTCAGATTGGCTGTCGCGGCGGCAATTTCTGGCCGAAACACGGATAAAACCGGGTAAACGCAAAAAGATGCCCGTTGCGAGAGAGGTGGGTTGCCCGCTAAACTCCCGCGTTCTGTGATAGCGCCGTGCGCCTCCGTTGATGCGGGAGCGTGTTCGCTGGCGAATTTTCTTTCACGCAGAGGTCCCAACGATGAAAATGGAGAAACAATGGTCAAGTTGATGGTCCGCGACAGCGAAACAATTCAAGAGGCAGTACGAAGGTTCCGTAAATTGGTCGAACGCAGCGGAATTAAAAAAGAAATGCGTCGACGCGAGCACTATCAAAAGCCAAGCGAAATTCGTCGGCGCCAAAAGATCCAAGCCGAGCGACGCAACAAGCGAGCCCGGATGTTGGGCCGATAGCCTGCAAGCTTGACAGGACTTAGTGAAGGGCCACGGCGCCGTGCGAGCGGCGGAACCAGTTGGCTCGTCTGGCAAAGTTTTGTTGCAATCGAGTCGCAATCGAACTGACCGGTGGTAATTTGCTCCCGGAATTGATAAGAGCCGTGGTAATGGCCGTTTGGCTGATTCTGATTTTAGATGTTGGCGAACTCGGCGGCACCGTCTTGACCAAGTGTTAGGGCTCGGCCTATCAGTCGACGGGCATTTAACCCGGTTGTCGCAAGAGATCATCGCGAGTGTAATCGGCCGATGCTGATTGATCAGTGCGTGGAGTCACTATCCCGGGATGACACTGGGTGCCGATTAGGATTTGGTGGTGCATTTCTGGATAAGCGATGCGGTTCATCCAACGCTGATTGTGAGAAAGTTTTTTAGGCGTTTGTGGTGGTTGAACCACAGCAGTGTGATCGAGTTGCTGTTGGTCTAGAGCGCCGAACCACACGTTTTGGCGTATTTGATTGATTGGCTAGACAGGTCGGTGTCGAAGTAGAAAAAAGCCGTTGCGGCAAGTCGGTTCGGCAGCTATGTTCTGCGACCCACAAGAGAAGGGCGATTAGCTCAGTTGGTTTAGAGCACCTCGTTTACACCGAGGGGGTCGGGGGTTCGAGTCCCTCATCGCCCACTTCTGCGTGTGTTCTGCACGATGTTAACTCGTGGTACATCGCGACTAATTCTCCGGCTAGATCAACAGCTTGAATTCGGTTCATCGGCCGACGTGTGTTAGCCGCGGTTTTTGTACAGGATTCATGGCGAACGCCAATCGGCGTATCTAAACTCAGTCGACGTCAATGAAGCCTTGCCCGCCCGGCTGAGTGTGCCCGCAGGATTCTGGGGCATCGCCTGTGGGCCTGGAAGTCACCTGCGGAACCACTTCGCTAGTGTCGGCGTGTTCACGATGAGGTGTTGACTGGTGCCATGATCATCCAGCATGCCAGGGGCACGGGGTGGTGGCTATTCGGTAAATCAAATTTGCTCGGAGAGTCGCCCTGCACCTGGAGTAAAATCTGATTTGCGCATGGCGTAAGAAGCGGCGGTGTCGCTCAACTTTCAAACTGAGGGCGGGGCGAAACGAGTGATTTCTCGGGTTTGGGAGCGCTTTCAGTACCCTAGGGCTTGAAGCGGATTGCCCGATTCGCTCGTCATCACTCTGGATTGTCGATTCATGCTATAGCCTTCCCGTGGAATATATCGGATGTACCACGCGAGTCCGTGGGTTAGGAGAGCGGCGCTGCCTAGTTTTCTTGCGAGCAAAACGGCGGCCTAGTGAACGCTTGTGCCAAAATTTCAGCTAGCTAACAGCGACGTTCGCTAGTTGATCGTAGGCGTTTTTCGTACGCGGTACGACGACCATTGAAAGTTGGCAAAAGTGAAACCAACACCACGGTTGTGCGAGCATTGAGAAGCTACGCCCAGTCAGCTCACACATGACAAAAGTTGCACGTAACGATTGTTCACGGTACCATCGGGTGGTGAGAGATATTCCCCAGCCCGACCAAGGAGTATTGTCAATTATCCTTGGGAGGACCGGCAATAATTAGTTGTTCGTCTTGCTACTTCACGTTCGTTGGTTCATTCATCTTCGAGTGCGGATCAGATCCGACGCCTGCGTTGTGGCTGGTACTGGGCCCATTGCTTCGTGACGCGACCTCTGTTTCCTGGTGATCGCTCTTGATGTCACGGTTTGATAGATCATCGTCTCTTATCGGATGATAGCTTGGTGATTTGCAACGCGAATCGCATCCGTCATGCCGGATGACTCACCTAGGGGCCCATTGATTGGCAACGGAACACCAGTCGCCTATCGATCGCACCTGATGTTGCGGTTTGGTCGTCGCGCCTGTCCCGTCGCATAGACTCACGTACCGGCCCATCCAATGAAGACGAAACCTCTGTCGCTTGTTGATCGCAATCGTAGTCACGGTTTAACATCGTAATCCCACTTGACAATAAGGCCCATCACCAGGCAGCGATTGCTACAATGGTTCTGGCCCGTACAACTTCCAGCCGGCGGCAAACGCAGTCGGACGAACCATGTGATGAACGGGAGTCGCGGGCGCTGTTGTTTCCTGAGTTCACCATGTTTGGCCGCGACCCCGTTATCACCAACGTTCGCGATGCCATCCGACGCCCGGTGGTGTGGCCCACTGTTTCTCTGCGATCTCTAGAATCGCTAACGGTTCTTCGATGATCGATGGTTTTGTTCCGTGCTCAGAAGAAGCTCATCGCCTGTCGATGTTGCTTCAGATCGCAGACGGTTTGACAGA
Coding sequences within it:
- the rpsU gene encoding 30S ribosomal protein S21; the encoded protein is MVKLMVRDSETIQEAVRRFRKLVERSGIKKEMRRREHYQKPSEIRRRQKIQAERRNKRARMLGR